The nucleotide window TTGATATAGTCTGAAATGCTTGGGGGATGATATGTAACCTTAAAATCAGTCATGATTTTCAGCTCCTTTTCCGATGATCCCTAACAACTCTTCTAATTCTTTAATGATAAAATCAGCTTCCGCGCTGTGCCAATAGTCATTACGCTTCAAAATCCCAATCATCCCGGCACATTTGGAGGCAGCCACATCATATTCTGGATGGTCACCTACAAATATACTGCCAAATGCTGATACACCAAGAGCGTCAATCCCCTTCCTGAAGATTCGTAAGTCAGGTTTCCTCAATCCCACTGCTTCAGAGATGAGAATGGTATCAAAGTAACCCTCAATTCCTAAAGCCTTTATATTGTCCATCTGGAAATTAGCCTTGCCATTCGAAATGATGCCCAGCCCCAGATCCATTTGCTTAAGTTTCCCAACTACCTCGTTCAGGTTATTAAATCCTGTGCACGAATGCTTGAAATTCATTATGTAATCTTCCATCAACTCTTCCCATGTCAGTGACGCTATGTTGAATTCTTGTAAGAGCTGGCTGTAGACTTTATCCTTCCATACATATCCGCGGGCATCCAATTCAATGAATCTCTCTTTATAAATCTGTTTGTCTATCACTTGCAATTCAATTTGAAAGCGGTCGTACTGGGCTTCAATAAATTTTACGAGAGATGTTTCAC belongs to Mesobacillus sp. AQ2 and includes:
- a CDS encoding HAD family hydrolase, yielding MRNIEAVFFDLDGTLLDRETSLVKFIEAQYDRFQIELQVIDKQIYKERFIELDARGYVWKDKVYSQLLQEFNIASLTWEELMEDYIMNFKHSCTGFNNLNEVVGKLKQMDLGLGIISNGKANFQMDNIKALGIEGYFDTILISEAVGLRKPDLRIFRKGIDALGVSAFGSIFVGDHPEYDVAASKCAGMIGILKRNDYWHSAEADFIIKELEELLGIIGKGAENHD